From the genome of Apodemus sylvaticus chromosome 3, mApoSyl1.1, whole genome shotgun sequence, one region includes:
- the Lingo2 gene encoding leucine-rich repeat and immunoglobulin-like domain-containing nogo receptor-interacting protein 2 produces MLHTAIPCWQPILGLAMVLLFLGSTLGCPARCECSAQNKSVSCHRRRLLAIPEGIPIETKILDLSKNRLKSINPEEFISYPLLEEIDLSDNIIANVEPGAFNNLFNLRSLRLKGNRLKLVPLGVFTGLSNLTKLDISENKIVILLDYMFQDLHNLKSLEVGDNDLVYISHRAFSGLLSLEQLTLEKCNLTAVPTEALSHLRSLITLHLKHLNINNMPVYAFKRLFHLKHLEIDYWPLLDMMPANSLYGLNLTSLSITNTNLSTVPFLAFKHLVYLTHLNLSYNPISTIEAGMFSDLIRLQELHIVGAQLRTIEPHSFQGLRFLRVLNVSQNLLETLEENVFSSPRALEVLSINNNPLACDCRLLWLLQRQPTLQFGGQQPMCAGPDTIRERSFKDFHSTALSFYFTCKKPKIREKKLQHLLVDEGQTVQLECSADGDPQPAISWVTPRRRFITTKSNGRATVLGDGTLEIRFAQDQDSGMYVCIASNAAGNDTFTASLTVKGFTSDRFLYANRTPMYMTDSNDTVSNGTNANTFSLDLKTILVSTAMGCFTFLGVVLFCFLLLFVWSRGKGKHKNSIDLEYVPRKNNGAVVEGEVAGPRRFNMKMI; encoded by the coding sequence ATGCTTCACACGGCTATACCATGCTGGCAGCCAATCCTGGGTCTGGCTATGGTGTTACTCTTCCTGGGATCCACCCTTGGCTGTCCTGCTCGCTGTGAGTGTTCCGCCCAGAACAAATCCGTTAGCTGCCACAGAAGACGCTTGCTCGCCATCCCGGAAGGCATTCCCATTGAGACCAAGATCTTAGACCTGAGCAAAAATCGACTCAAGAGCATAAACCCCGAAGAATTCATCTCATATCCTCTGTTGGAAGAGATAGACTTGAGCGACAACATCATCGCCAATGTGGAGCCCGGGGCATTTAACAATCTCTTTAACCTGCGTTCCCTCCGCCTGAAAGGCAATCGCTTGAAGTTGGTCCCTTTAGGGGTATTCACGGGACTGTCCAACCTCACCAAGCTTGACATTAGTGAGAATAAGATTGTCATCTTGCTAGACTACATGTTCCAGGATCTTCATAATCTAAAGTCTCTAGAAGTGGGGGACAATGACTTGGTTTATATATCACATAGGGCCTTCAGCGGACTGCTAAGCTTGGAGCAGCTCACCCTGGAGAAGTGCAACCTGACAGCAGTACCAACAGAAGCCCTTTCCCATCTCCGCAGCCTCATCACCCTGCATCTGAAGCATCTCAATATCAACAATATGCCTGTGTATGCCTTTAAAAGATTATTCCACCTGAAACACCTAGAGATCGACTATTGGCCTTTGTTGGATATGATGCCAGCCAATAGCCTCTATGGTCTCAACCTCACGTCCCTTTCAATCACCAACACCAACCTCTCCACTGTCCCCTTCCTCGCCTTTAAACACCTTGTGTACCTGACCCACCTTAACCTCTCCTACAATCCCATCAGCACTATTGAAGCAGGCATGTTCTCTGACCTGATCCGCCTACAGGAGCTTCACATAGTGGGGGCCCAGCTCCGCACTATTGAGCCTCACTCCTTCCAAGGGCTTCGTTTCCTCCGTGTGCTCAACGTATCTCAGAACCTGCTGGAAACGTTGGAAGAGAATGTCTTCTCTTCCCCTAGGGCTTTGGAGGTCCTGAGCATTAACAACAACCCCCTAGCCTGTGACTGCCGACTCCTCTGGCTCCTGCAGCGACAGCCCACCCTGCAGTTTGGGGGCCAGCAGCCCATGTGTGCCGGGCCAGACACCATCCGTGAGAGGTCATTTAAGGATTTCCATAGCACggctctttctttttattttacctgcaaaaaacccaaaatccgtGAGAAGAAGTTACAGCATCTACTCGTGGACGAAGGGCAGACGGTCCAGCTGGAGTGCAGTGCTGATGGAGACCCACAGCCTGCAATCTCCTGGGTGACACCTCGGAGGCGTTTTATCACCACCAAGTCCAACGGAAGGGCCACTGTGTTGGGTGATGGCACCTTGGAAATCCGTTTCGCCCAGGATCAAGACAGTGGGATGTACGTTTGCATTGCTAGCAATGCTGCTGGGAATGATACCTTCACAGCGTCTCTCACTGTGAAGGGATTCACTTCAGACCGCTTCCTTTACGCAAACAGGACCCCTATGTACATGACTGACTCTAATGACACCGTTTCCAACGGCACTAATGCCAATACTTTCTCCCTGGACCTTAAAACAATACTGGTATCTACAGCCATGGGCTGTTTCACATTCCTGGgagtggttttattttgttttctccttctttttgtgTGGAGCCGagggaaaggcaagcacaaaaacaGCATTGACCTTGAATACGTGCCCCGAAAAAACAACGGTGCTGTTGTGGAAGGGGAGGTGGCTGGACCCAGGAGGTTCAACATGAAAATGATCTAA